The Deltaproteobacteria bacterium genome has a window encoding:
- a CDS encoding recombinase — MAAELIIAPEAQQDVDEAYCWYEDRRPGLGEEFLGCVDACIQAICRMPELHTKVHEEYRRALLRRFPYAIFYEYAGGKVTVYSIFHTSRDPKKWRSRLV, encoded by the coding sequence ATGGCCGCTGAACTAATAATCGCGCCGGAAGCACAACAGGACGTCGATGAGGCATATTGTTGGTACGAAGATCGCCGCCCCGGTTTGGGGGAAGAGTTTCTCGGCTGTGTGGACGCCTGTATCCAAGCAATTTGTCGCATGCCCGAACTCCACACGAAAGTCCACGAGGAGTACCGTCGGGCGTTGTTGAGGCGGTTTCCGTACGCCATCTTTTACGAGTATGCCGGTGGGAAGGTGACAGTCTACAGCATCTTCCATACATCCAGGGATCCAAAGAAATGGCGCAGTCGCTTGGTGTAA
- a CDS encoding addiction module protein, translating to MNLNTVSIFDLSPPEKLQLVEDLWDDLAATPSEVPVHEWQKEELARRKANLMSNPASGLSWDEVKRRVRNRYGR from the coding sequence ATGAATTTAAATACTGTTTCCATATTCGACCTGAGTCCACCAGAGAAGCTACAACTGGTGGAAGATCTCTGGGACGATCTGGCGGCTACCCCGTCAGAGGTTCCTGTGCATGAATGGCAAAAGGAGGAGTTGGCTCGTCGAAAGGCCAACTTGATGAGCAACCCGGCTTCGGGGCTTTCGTGGGACGAGGTAAAACGCAGGGTTCGAAATCGCTATGGCCGCTGA